Within the Acidimicrobiales bacterium genome, the region TGAAGCGCTGCGGACACGGCTTCCGCAGCTTCGAGCACTACCGGCTCCGAGTGCTCCTCCATGCCGGCGGCGTCACCTGGCCGTCGCAACCCCAGCCGCCCAGGATCAGAACCCGCTCTCCCCACTCATTCGCGTAGAGCCGGTTTATCGGAAGATGATCACCCTGCCGATTGGCAGGGTGAGTGGGCAGGCCCTTGGCAAAAGCCTGAGATTAGGAGGAACGTCGGGCAGCGAAGCGAGAGATCGCCCGTCACCGCTCTTCACTCAGGGCCGATGAACCGTTGCACGACTTGGGGAAGTGGCCGCGGTTCCGGCCGTCGCCCGCGGTCGGCGCACAAACCAAACCTGACCTTGACGGTCGGGATTAAAACCTGATCAGATAAGTCAGGTTTCGTATCCCAGCCGGAGGTCCTTGTGCGCCGCCTTCTCACCTTCAGTCTTGCCGGGTTGGTGGCCCAGCTCGTCGACGGCTCGCTGGGGATGGGCTACGGCGTCACGTCGACCTCGTTCCTGGTCACCTCGGGCACGGCGGCGGCCCTGGCCTCGGCCAGCGTCCACCTGGCCGAGGTGGGAACGTCTCTGGTGTCGGGCGTTGCGCACCATCGCTTCGGCAACGTCGACTGGCGGGCCCTGCGGTGGATGGCCGTCCCCGGCGCCTTCGGCGCCTTCCTGGGCGCCACCGTCTTGAGCTCGCTGTCGGCCGACACGGCCAAGCCGTGGGTCGCCGTCGTCCTCGCCGTCCTGGGCGTCTACGTCCTGGTGCGCTCCCGCTCGGGGCGCAGCGTCGGCGAAGTGGTCGCCAACCGTCCGCACGGGAAGCGCTTCTTCGCCGCCCTCGGCGCCGGCGCCGGGTTCCTCGATGCCGCGGGCGGTGGGGGCTGGGGGCCGGTGGGCACGTCGACCCTGCTGGCCGCCGGGCGGATGGAGGCCCGCCGGGTGATCGGCACGGTGTCGGCCAGCGAGTTCCTGGTGTCCCTCGGCGCCAGCGTCGGCTTCCTGATCGCGCTGCCGTGGAAGCAGATCGACCCCGTCCTCGTGGGTGCCCTGCTGCTCGGCGGTTCCGTGGCGGCCCCGTTCGCCGCCTGGCTCACCCAGCGCCTCGACCAGCGCACGTTGGGCACCGCCATCGGCGGCTTCATCGTGGCCACCAACGCCCGCACCTTGGCTGGCGTCCTCGGCGTCCGGCCCTCGATCCTGGCCGCGGCGTCGGTGCTGCTCGCTGCCGGTTGGGCTGTGCTGGCGCTGCGCCTCGCCGTGGCGGCACGCCGGGCCCCACTGCCCGTGCACGACGCCGTGGGCTGATCCGACCGGCGCCCTCGTTCGCACGCGAAAGAGGGCGACGAGTCGCCTCGCCGCCCTCTTCGTGAAACTGGAAACGTCAGCGGACGGGCGCCACCGAGATGATGGGGATCGGCGGCGGGTTCGACCCCAGCGAG harbors:
- a CDS encoding sulfite exporter TauE/SafE family protein, with translation MRRLLTFSLAGLVAQLVDGSLGMGYGVTSTSFLVTSGTAAALASASVHLAEVGTSLVSGVAHHRFGNVDWRALRWMAVPGAFGAFLGATVLSSLSADTAKPWVAVVLAVLGVYVLVRSRSGRSVGEVVANRPHGKRFFAALGAGAGFLDAAGGGGWGPVGTSTLLAAGRMEARRVIGTVSASEFLVSLGASVGFLIALPWKQIDPVLVGALLLGGSVAAPFAAWLTQRLDQRTLGTAIGGFIVATNARTLAGVLGVRPSILAAASVLLAAGWAVLALRLAVAARRAPLPVHDAVG